From Daphnia pulicaria isolate SC F1-1A chromosome 11, SC_F0-13Bv2, whole genome shotgun sequence, the proteins below share one genomic window:
- the LOC124316004 gene encoding venom allergen 5-like, which translates to MQSSFFGALLLAFLVFNFPEDSRAQIYLGKSRFLMSPYYFFRTHWPIVSTDVHRQHSSSSSVNWLRNKPKPVFCTPEKTFTGYPVIKQPKQADYLDLRPTEDEKHLILDLHNQLRQNVASGNEKRGSPGPQPAAAFMPNLKWDKKLADSAWEWAKHLAQNRKFETGPEGTPYGQNLGFSILYGTSSRTWDWVIDYEWSYGVNHMNCGSVENFRDSWKPDVMDKNDTHISKPIGRYTQMVWAGTTHVGCAAIGYSFHPGEPVICLEHSGLVRLLYVCNYNPPGNIAGQSVYKVVSSSNHICPNEHHK; encoded by the exons ATGCAATCAAGCTTTTTTGGAGCTCTGCTATTGGCTTTTTTG GTATTCAACTTTCCAGAAGATTCAAGGGCCCAGATTTATTTGGGTAAAAGTCGTTTCCTGATGAGTCCTTATTACTTTTTCCGTACCCATTGGCCAATAGTGTCTACTGACGTTCATCGccaacacagcagcagcagcagtgtgaACTGGTTACGAAACAAACCGAAACCAGTTTtctgcacaccagagaaaacTTTCACGGGATATCCGGTCATTAAACAGCCCAAACAAGCTGATTACTTAGACTTAAGACCTACGGAAGATGAGAAGCATCTCATTTTGGATCTACACAATCAACTCCGGCAAAATGTCGCATCCGGCAACGAGAAACGAGGATCACCTGGGCCTCAACCTGCAGCTGCTTTCATGCCCAACTTG AAATGGGATAAGAAATTGGCTGATTCCGCCTGGGAGTGGGCAAAACACCTGGCCCAAAACCGAAAATTCGAGACTG GGCCGGAAGGAACTCCTTACGGACAGAATCTTggattttctattctttaTGGAACAAGTAGCAGAACTTGGGACTGGGTTATCGATTACGAGTGGTCTTATGGAGTAAACCATATGAACTGCGGGtcagttgaaaactttag GGATTCTTGGAAGCCGGATGTTATGGACAAAAATGATACTCATATTTCTAAACCTATCGGTCGTTACACGCAAATGGTTTGGGCCGGGACCACCCACGTCGGATGTGCGGCTATCGGCTACTCGTTTCATCCGGGCGAACCCGTAATTTGTTTGGAACATTCCGGGCTTGTTAGATTATTGTACGTCTGTAATTACAACCCACCCGGTAATATTGCTGGTCAATCGGTCTACAAAGTCGTGTCATCTTCTAATCATATTTGCCCAAACGAACATCACAAATAG
- the LOC124315586 gene encoding venom allergen 3-like — MRCCAFQTLIFYLLAARSNVEAGVCEETIEMEMTQDDIDFIVELHNQLRQRVASGKEYRGSPGPQPPAFYMPDLEWDEELANVASEWAHNCEFQHDPNLRTMQMGQNLAITFNSDRLKTPNWADAAIDQWYSEVENVDCRSVSSLTSLQGANDRNIGHYTQMVWAETTAVGCAAVGYTDDSIAEMPYRILYVCNYSPQGNFIDQPIYDADFSSSNCPEFR, encoded by the exons ATGCGCTGCTGTGCATTTCAAACGTTGATCTTCTATTTGCTG GCTGCCCGTAGTAATGTGGAAGCGGGCGTTTGCGAGGAAACaattgaaatggaaatgacGCAAGACGATATTGATTTCATCGTAGAACTTCACAACCAGTTGCGTCAACGAGTGGCGTCTGGCAAAGAATATCGAGGATCACCTGGGCCTCAGCCACCTGCCTTTTACATGCCTGATTTG GAATGGGATGAAGAGTTGGCCAATGTCGCCTCGGAGTGGGCCCACAATTGTGAATTTCAACACGATCCGAACCTCCGAA CTATGCAGATGGGTCAAAATCTGGCCATCACTTTCAACTCGGATCGATTGAAGACGCCGAATTGGGCCGATGCAGCGATCGACCAGTGGTACTCGGAAGTGGAAAACGTGGACTGTCGTAGTGTTTCCAGTTTAAC GAGTCTGCAAGGAGCCAACGACCGGAATATTGGCCATTACACTCAAATGGTTTGGGCGGAAACGACGGCCGTGGGTTGCGCGGCCGTCGGTTACACGGACGATTCCATAGCCGAGATGCCGTACCGAATCCTTTACGTCTGTAATTACAGTCCACAGGGCAATTTTATCGACCAACCGATTTACGACGCCGATTTCTCATCTTCCAACTGTCCGGAATTTCGCTAA
- the LOC124316005 gene encoding extensin-2-like, giving the protein MVNYGVVLLLGVVSLMAGSTTGVPMSPGYGGYQSTTYAAPAYYTEAPKYYTTKAPDYYMTTYAAPAYYTEAPKYYSAPNYYTEAPTYYTTKAAEYYTELPKYYTTKAPEYYTTTYGAPSYYTEAPKYYSVPSYITKEPEYYTKAPEYYTTTYAAPSYYTEALKYYNTKLPEYYPTTYAPTYYTDAPKYYSAPSYYTEAPVYYATTYAPSSYYTEATKYYTEKAEYYTTTYAAPVYYTEEPKYYSAPGYYQTEAPVYYPKASEYYTTTYAAPSYYTEARKYYTTKAPEYYTTTYAAPTYYTEAPKYYSPPSTSQ; this is encoded by the exons atgg taaactatggcgtcgtgctgctgttgggtgtcgtatcgttgatggctgggtcgaccaccgGTGTACcaatgtctcctgggtatggcgggtACCAAAGCACAACTTACGCTGCtccagcttactacaccgaggctcccaagtactacactaccaAAGCACCGGATTACTACatgactacgtatgctgccccagcctattacaccgaggctcccaagtattactcaGCTCCtaactactacaccgaggctccaactTATTACACAACCAAAGCGgctgaatactacaccgagctgcccaagtactacaccaccaaggctccagagtattatacaacaACTTATggtgccccgagctactacaccgaagccccgaagtattactctgtccCGAGCTACATCACCAAAGAgcctgagtactacaccaaggctccggagtactacacgactacttatgctgctccaagctactacaccgaggctcttAAGTACTACAACACCAAGTTACCGGAGTACTACCCGACTACGTATgccccaacttactacaccgatgctccaaagtactactctgcacccagctactacaccgaggctccagtttactacgctacaacctacgctccatctagctactacaccgaggctaccaagtactacaccgaaaaggCCGAATATTACACAACCACGTACGCTGCCCcagtctactacaccgaggaacccaagtattactctgctccaGGCTACTACCAAACAGAGGCTCCCGTTTACTATCCCAAGGCCTCCGAGTAttacactacaacctacgctgcccccagctactacactgaagctcgcaagtactacactaccaaggcacctgagtattataccactacttacgctgctccgacctactacaccgaagctccgAAGTATTATTCTCcgccga GTACTAGTCAATGA